In the genome of Helicobacter sp. 11S03491-1, one region contains:
- a CDS encoding YggS family pyridoxal phosphate-dependent enzyme, with the protein MNILRNNLDKVISRIEKARIAYSRHQIIRLVGVSKYSGIQDIQTLYECGQRSFGENKVQDLKTKSQALHDLPLQWHMIGTLQENKINALLALRPALLHSLDSFKLALAIQNRCARENITLKALLQINSSNEPTKSGLKPQEAIQTYLDILKSCPNIELDGLMSIGAHTREISKIQDSFALTKDIFDKLSPYGAKTLSMGMSNDFEIAISYGANMVRIGSILFEK; encoded by the coding sequence ATGAATATTTTGAGAAACAATCTCGATAAGGTTATCTCCAGAATAGAAAAAGCAAGGATAGCTTATAGCAGACACCAAATTATCCGGCTTGTAGGCGTATCCAAATATTCCGGTATCCAAGATATCCAAACCCTTTATGAATGCGGTCAACGTAGCTTTGGAGAAAACAAAGTCCAAGATCTCAAAACAAAATCACAAGCGCTCCATGATTTACCCTTGCAATGGCATATGATAGGGACTCTCCAAGAGAACAAAATCAATGCCTTGCTTGCCCTCAGACCCGCCTTATTGCACTCTCTTGATTCTTTCAAACTTGCCCTGGCTATCCAAAATCGATGTGCCAGAGAGAATATCACCCTCAAAGCACTCTTACAAATCAACTCCTCAAATGAGCCCACCAAAAGTGGTCTCAAACCTCAAGAAGCTATACAAACTTATCTTGATATCCTCAAATCTTGCCCTAATATCGAGCTAGATGGACTCATGAGTATCGGGGCACACACCCGAGAAATATCAAAAATACAAGATTCCTTTGCCCTCACAAAAGATATTTTTGACAAACTCTCTCCGTATGGAGCAAAAACCCTATCCATGGGGATGAGCAATGATTTTGAGATTGCTATTTCCTATGGAGCCAATATGGTGCGCATCGGTTCTATTTTGTTTGAAAAATAA